TGACGCTCAAACGGCAACCGCGGTGGCCGAGCATCGGGTTCGATTCGTGCAGCTGAGCGACGCGCGAGCTGACCTTGGCGGCGGTGACGCCAATTTCCTTGGCGATTTCGGCCTGGGCCTTGCTGTCGTGCGGCAGGAACTCGTGCAGCGGCGGATCAAGCAGACGAACCGTAACCGGCAGTCCCTTCATCGCGGTGAAGATGCCGACGAAGTCCTTGCGTTGGAACGGCAGCAAACGCTTCAGCGCCTTGCGACGGGTATCTTCCTCTTCGGCGAGGATCATTTCCCGCATGATGCCGATACGTTCGTCTTCGAAGAACATGTGCTCGGTGCGGCAGAGGCCAATGCCTTCGGCGCCGAAGTCGCGAGCACGCTTCGAGTCGGCCGGGGTGTCGGCGTTGGTGCGAATGCCGAGCGTGCGGTATTCGTCGGCCCACTTCATGATCTTGGCGAAATCGCCCGACAGTTTCGGTTCGCTGGTCGCGACCTCACCCAGCATCACTTCACCCGACGAACCGTCGAGCGAGAGGATGTCTTTCGGGCCGTAGGTCTTGCCGCCGACTTTGATCTTCTTCGCCTTGGCGTCGATTTCGATCTCGCCGGCGCCAGCGACGCAGCAACGACCCCAACCGCGAGCGACGACCGCCGCGTGGCTGGTCATACCGCCGGTGCTGGTCAGGATGCCGGCCGCGCTGTGCATGCCGTCGATGTCTTCCGGGCTCGTTTCTTTACGAACCAAGAGGACCTTTTCGCCGGCCTGGGTGCGAAGCACCGCTTCTTCGGCGGTGAAGGCCAGGGCGCCAACCGCGGCGCCCGGCGAAGCCGGCAGGCCGCGAGTTAGGACGGTGGCCGAACCCTTGGCGGCCGCGTCAAAGCTCGGCAGCAGCAACTGGGTCAGGTCGTTGGCCGGAATCCGCGACAGGGCGGTCGGCTCGTCGATCAGGCCTTCTTTGACCATGTCGCAGGCGATCTTCACCGCAGCGGCGCCGGTACGCTTACCGGTGCGGGTCTGCAGCATGAACAGGTCGCCCTTTTCGATCGTGAACTCGATGTCCTGCACGTCTTTGTAGTGCGATTCGAGCGTGTCTTTGATCTCGAGCAGTTGCTTGTAGACGGCGCGGTTCCACTTCGACATTTCCGCAACCGGTTGCGGCGTGCGGATACCGGCGACGACGTCTTCACCCTGAGCGTTGATCAGGAATTCGCCGTAGAACTTGTTCTGGCCGTTGGACGGGTTACGGGTGAACGCAACGCCGGTACCGGAGTCATCCCCCATGTTGCCGTAGACCATCGACTGCACGTTGACGGCGGTGCCGAGCAGGCCGCGGATGTTTTCGACTTCGCGGTAACGGACGGCGCGGGAAGTGTTCCAACTCTTGAAGACCGCTTCGATCGACAGTTCCAGCTGCTTCAGCGGATCCTGCGGGAAGTCTTCGCCCGTTTCCTTCTTGTAGACCGCCTTGTAGGCTTCGCATAGTTCGATCATGCCTTGAGCCGGCACGTCAGTGTCTTGCGAGACGCCGTACTTCAGCTTGATCTTCGAGAACGCTTCTTCAAAGCTGTGGTGGTCCATGCCCATCACAACGTCGCCGAACATGTTGATCAAGCGGCGGTAGGCGTCGTAAGCGAAACGCTCGTTGTTGGTGGCGTTGGCCAGGCCGACGACCGACGTATCGGTCAGACCGAGGTTGAGAATCGTGTTCATCATGCCCGGCATCGAGACGGCGGCGCCGGAGCGAACCGAAACGAGCAGCGGGTTCTTGTCGTCGCCGAACTTCTTCTTCAGCTCTTTTTCGAGCGTGGCGATGCACTTGGCGACGTCGTTCGACAAGGTCTTGGGCAGCTTCTGACCGCCCTTGTAGTACATGTCGCAGACTTCGGTCGTGATGGTGAACCCAGGCGGAACCGGCAAGCCGATCTTGGTCATTTCGGCCAAGTTCATACCTTTTCCGCCGAGAATCGCTTTGCTGACCCCTTTGCCTTCGGTCTTCGTTTTACCGAAGTAGTAGACCATCTTCGCGCTTTTGGCAGCCGCCTTTTTTTTCGCCATCTTTTCAAACCTTCTGTACGTTGAGGTGTACGATGCGTGTGTTCGGGAACGTCCGTCGATGTATGGTTTCGAGCTATGGCGGCGCCCGGTTAGGGGCGGTTTCTCCTACCACAGGTCGGTATCTGCAAGCGAGACAAAGCCAGCAATGTACTGGAGGCTTCTTTTGAGCGTCAAGTACACAAGAGATGCGCAGACCCTGGTTTTTGGCCGAAAACGGGGCGTTTTTTACTTCGCCGTGATCTTGTCGACCCCCATGAAGGGACGCAGCGCGGCCGGGACCTCAATCGAGCCGTCCGCTTGCTGGTAGTTTTCTAGAATGGCGATAATTCCGCGGCTGATGGCGATCGCAGTGCCATTTAAGGTATGGGCGAAGTGCGTCCCCTTCTCCCCTTTGACCTTGTAGCGAATGTTCAGCCGGCGAGCCTGGTAGTCGGTGCAGTTCGACGTGCTGGTCACTTCGCCCCATTCCCCCGCTTCGCCGCGGCCGGGCATCCAGGCTTCCAGGTCAAACTTGCGATAGGCCGGGCCTCCCAGATCGCCGGTCGCCGTATCAACGACGCGGTAAGGAATCCCCAATCCATCGAAGATCTGGCATTCCAGATCGCAGAATTTGTCGAGCGTCGCGTCGCTTTGGTCGGGCAGCGTGAAGGCGAACATTTCGACCTTCGTGAACTGGTGCACCCGGTAGAGGCCGCGCGAGGCCCGGCCCGCCGAGCCCGCTTCGGTGCGGTAGCAGTGGCTGACGCCGCAGAATAGCTTCGGCAGGTCTTCCGCTTCCAGAATTTTTCCCGAGTTCATCCCGCCCAGGGTGATTTCGGCCGTGGCGACCAGATTCAAGTCGCTGTTTTCGACGCTGTAGATCTGCGTTTCGGGGCCGCGGGGAATGAAGCCGACCCCATGCAAAATCTCGGTTCGCGCCAGGTCCGGAGTGATTGTCGGCGTGAAGCCTTCTTTGATCAGCAGGTCGAGGACATACCGCTGTAGCGCCAGTTCGAGCAGCACCGCTTCGTTTTTCAGGAAGTAGAACCCGGCGCCGGCAACTTGGGCGCCCGATTCAAAGTCGATCAGGTCCAACTTCTCACCCAACTCGACGTGATCAAGCACCTTGAAGTCGAACTTCCGCGGCTCGGTCTTGCCGCGACGCAGTTCCAGGTTCGCTTGGTCATCGGCGCCGATCGGAGCAGCCGGGTGAGTCAGGTTGGGGATCAGCCGCAGCAAGTCGGTGATCTCGGCTTCGAGCCGATCAACTTCTTTCTGGGCGGCGTCCTTTTGTTCCCGCAGCTTGCGGCCTTCTTCGATGATCTTCGGCCGCTCTTCGGCCGAGGCCTTGCCGATCTGCTTGCTGGTTTCGTTGGCGCGACGGTTGAAGTCCTCCGTTTCCTGCTGCTTCTGGCGGCGTTCCGTTTCGAGCGCAGCCACTTTGGCGACGTCGGCGGTAACGCCCCGTTTTTCGCAGTTTTCTTGGACGAGGTCGACGTTGTCGAGGACGAACTTACGATCAAGCATGATAGACGGACTGGGGGAAATTAGTCTTGGTTCGGGGTAATCTTGCTCAGCGTGTGCCACAAAGCGGCGCTCGCCTTGATGCCGCGATGGTAGTCGGCCAGGCAGAACTTTTCGTTGGGGCTATGCGTGTTATCGTCATTCAAGCCCCAGCCAAGCAGCAGAACGTCGACGCCAAGTTGCTCGACGAAATTGGTCACGATCGGAATCGAGCCCCCTTCGCGAATGAAGACTGGCGGACGGCCGAAGCCTTTTTCGATCGCCGATGCGGCCGCCGACATAAACGGACTGTCCAGCGGAACCACAAAGCCAGGCGCCCCGTGGAAGTCGATCAGCTCCATCTTGATGCCCGGCGGAACGATCGCTTCCAGGTGCTTGGTCAGCGACTCGGTCAGTTGCTTGGGATCTTGTTGGGGTACCAGGCGAAAGCTGAACTTGGCCGAAGCTTTGGCGGGCAAGACGGTCTTGGCGCCTTCCCCTTGGTAGCCCGACGTGATGCCGTTGATGTCGAACGTCGGGCGGGTCCAGCGGCGCTCCAGCGTCGAATAGCCCGTTTCGCCCGAAAGTCCTTCAACGCCGATCGAACGCATGAAATCGGCTTCGCTGAAATCGAGCGATGCAAATTGATCGCGCTCTTCGTCGGTCAGCGGATCGACGTCTTCATAGAAGCCGGGGACTTGAACGCGTCCCTTGTCATCGATCAGCGAGGCGAGCATTTTCGCCAGCGTGTTGGCCGGGTTGGTCACCGCGCCGCCAAACGTGCCGCTATGCAGATCTTGTTTTGGACCGGTCAGCTTCAACTCGTAGTAGGCGATTCCCTTCAGGCCATAGGTAATCGCCGGCTGCCCCGGGCCAAACTGGCTGGTATCGCTGATGACGACCACGTCGCACTCGAGCATTTCGTCATGTTCTTTGATGAACGGAACGAGGTGCTCGCTGCCGATTTCTTCTTCCCCTTCGATCAAAAACTTGACCTGAATCGGGAGCTTGCCGACCGACTTCATCCAGGCTTCCACGCTCTTGACGTGGGTCAGCATCTGACCCTTGTCGTCGGTGGCGCCACGGGCATAGACATTGCCGTCGCGGATGGACGGCTCAAACGGCGGACTCTTCCATTCGTCGAGCGGTTCCGGCGGTTGGACGTCGTAATGGCCGTAAACGAGCGCGACCGGAGCGCCTTCGACGGCCGGGCTCTCGGCATAGACGATCGGGTGGCCGTCGGTTTCGTAGACTTTCGTCTCGAAGCCGAGCTCCCCAAATTGCTGGTGCAGCCACTCGGCCGCTTTGCGAACTTCGTCCTTGTAGCGGCTGTCGGTGCTGATGCTGGGGATCTTCAGCAGCTCGCAAAGATCGGCTTCGAATTTCGGGCGATTGTCGCTCAAATACGTCTGTAGTTCAGACATGAATGCTCAAGAATCAAATGTAAGAGGGGCGGTAGGAATTGACCGCAAAAATACTTTCCGATAGAGACAGCGGTACAATATAATGGCAGGCCGCGTCTTCGAGTATGCCACATCCAACGGCGGGAAACTGTTGGAGGCATGACGTTTACGCGAATTCGCCACATCCTTTGGTTGGACAGAAGAGGCTTTGGACGGAAAGCATGGTGAATCAAGAATCAGCGGTCGCCGAACCGGGTGAAGCCACAACGGTAAAATCGAAACCGAAAAATGATCCCAAGCGGAAGAAACAGCCACGTTACAACGTCATCCTGTGGAACGACGATGATCACACGTACGACTACGTGATCTTGATGATGCGTGATCTGTTTGGCTTGGCCTTGGAAGCTGGTTTCAAGATTGCGGAAACCGTCGATCGGACCGGCAAGGCGATTTGTTTGACCACGACCCGCGAACATGCAGAGTTAAAGCGAGACCAGATCCATGCTTATGGCCGCGACGCGTTGATGGCCCGCTCGAAAGGTTCGATGTCCGCGACGATTGAGCCGGTTGAATAGCCGCAAATTTCCCCAATTCACAAATTGAACGACCCCGAACCGATCCACGCGTTGCGCCGGATCGGTTATTTTGTTGGCGATGATGACCGAAAAAGCGCTAAAAACCGTTACCCTGGGCTGCAAAGTCAACCAATACGAGACTGAACTGGTTCGTGAGGGCTTGGTAACGGCCGGGTATCGCGATGTCGCCGAGGGCGAATCGGCTGATCTGTGTGTGGTAAACACCTGCACCGTCACCAATGAGGGGGACGCCAAGAGCCGCCAGGTGATTCGCCGGCTAGCCCGCGATAACCCCGATTCCCGCATTGTGGTGATGGGTTGCTATGCGACCCGGGCGCCTGGCGAGTTGGCGGCGCTGCCCAATGTGGTCGAAGTGGTCGAGAACAAGCGGGAAATCCCCGATCTGCTGGGACGCTTTGGCGTGATCGACGTTCCGACCGGGCTGTCAACGTTCGGCGATCGGCATCGCGCCTATGTCAAGGTTCAGGACGGATGCCTGCTTCGCTGCACCTTCTGCATTATTCCGACCGTACGGCCCGAAATGTACAGTCGCCCGGCGGCTGACATTTTGGAAGAAGTGGCCCGGCTGGCCGACAACGGTTTCCGCGAGATCGTGCTGACTGGAATTCACCTGGGGCACTTCGGCGTCGACTTGAACAAGGGAAAGCCGAAGTCGGAGTGGATGCGACTGGCTCACTTGGTGCGGGATCTGGCAAAGCTCGACGGAGACTTCCGCGTTCGCATGAGCAGCATCGAAGCGACCGAAGTGACTCGCGAACTGATCGACGTGATGGGCGAGTTTCCCGATCGCGTTTGTCCACATCTGCACATCTCGATGCAAAGTGGTTCGGACGCGGTCTTGCGGCGGATGCGACGTCGCTGGGGCGCCCAGCGGTTTGTCGATCGCTGCAAGTTGCTGAAGGAGCGTCTCGATCAACCGGCGATTTCGACCGACATCATTGTTGGTTTCCCCGGCGAGACCGACGCTGAGTTTGAAGAGACCTGCGCTGTGTCGCGGGAAGTCGGTTTCTCGAAGATCCATATCTTTCCGTTTAGCCCCCGCAAGGGAACGCCGGCGGCTGAGATGTCCGATCACATCCCGGGCGACGTCAAAGCCGATCGCCGTCGCCGCTTGGCGGAGGTCGAGACCGAAGCGCGGGAAATCTATTTCCGCTCGCTGGTCGGCAAGCGGCTCGCGGTGCTGGGCGAAGCGGCCGAGACCGACACAGCCGGACAAACGGTCGTGCGGGGGACCGCGTGTCGCTACGCTCCCGTTTCTTTCGCCGCTGACGCCGATGCGGTTGGCAAATTGACCCAGGTCGAGATCTCACAGGCGCAGTCCGAGTTGCTGTTAGGCGCCGCCCGTTAGTTTTGCAACGGCCTGGGGGCGTCAGCGCGGTTGTAGCGAAGGCGCAAACCTTATGATCGTTTGATCTGGCGGATGCTAGCGTTTTCTGGCTCGCACGACGTTCGCTGCCGATGAAAGGGGGGAAAGCGTAGATCTCTCTCCAGTGGGCAGAACGTAGCGAGAATCCCGTGGCGACAGCGACATCGAATGCGAAAGAGACCGGTATCCTGTTAGAAGCCGGCACCAACGAAGCGGAAATTCTAGTTTTTCAGGTCGGGGAGCAGTACTTTGGCGTGAACGTCGCCAAGGTCAAAGAAGTGTTGGAAATTGGCGAAGTGACCGCCATTCCGCATGGCCATCCTTCGATTGAGGGGCTCGCGCAGATTCGTAACGAGGTCGTTACCTTGGTGAATCTCGCCCACTATCTCTACGGAGATGAAGAGTTCCCCGAAGTGGCCGGCAAAGACTACATGTTGCTACTCGAATTCAATTCGCAGCAACTCGCTTTCCGCGTCCAGCGAATTCAACGGATCTATCGCGTCAGTTGGAAGGCGACCAAGCCGCTGCCGGAAGCGCCCGGCATGACCGCGCCGATTACCAGCGTGATTCTGCTCGACGGGCGCTTGATTCAGATTCTTGACTTCGAAACGATCGGCAACAAAATTGGTCACATCGACCAGTCCTCGTCGGTCGAAGATCATCAAGTCGAACGTATCGAAGCGGCTGATTGCCCGATCGTGTTCGCGGAAGATTCGCGGATGATCTCGGAGATGATTAGCGATTCGCTCGAAGCGGCCGGATTTACCAACGTCCGCGGCTTCACCGATGGCGAAGACGCACTTCGCTACCTGCAGAGTCTGTCGGCGGAGCATGACGCGTCGACGATTCGCTCGGCGGTCAGCGTCGTGGTGACCGATGTCGAAATGCCGCGGATGGACGGCTTTAGTCTTGCCAAGCAGATTCGCAGCAACGACCAGTTGGCCCAACTGCCGATCGTCATCTTTTCGTCGCTCGTTTCGCGCGACAACGAAAAGAAGGGGAAGCAAGTTGGCGTCACCTGCCAGGTCGCGAAGCCGCGATACGAAGAGTTGGTAAATCGGATCCGCGAAGCGGCGGGGATTATCTAGAAGTAGATGCCGCGTAACTGGCGCCACCTATAGGAAGTCCCCTGTCAAGGCAGACCCTCTCCGGGCCTTCGCCCTTCTTTCTTTTTTGCAGGGGAAGGGGCTTGTAGGTTAACGGTTGATCTTGGGACGCTGCTGGTTCGGTTGACGTTGCGTCGTTGGGCTGGAGAGTCGTGTTCGCTTTTGTCCGCTTTATGTCAGGGGCTTTTAAGGTTCGCCCAGGCACCTATTGGAGACTCTTCCATGCGGAGGTCTATGCGGATATCGGAGCGTTTCCTGTTCGGAAGGGAGCGGGTTCATTCATGCTCGGGAACTCGAGGTTCAATGGCGCCACGGGAACTCCGCTCCTGGCTCTAGCTGCGGTTTCAACTTCATTCCAGGCTCAACGATTCGTCTTACGAACTGGCGATCGCCGGATCATAACTTTTTCCAGTTTTCCACAGGCTCCACAACGTCGTCGCCAGGCTGCGGGCCACGTTGCGACGAGCCGTCGCGGGATTTAGTCCTTTCTCTTGAGTCCAGTGGCGATATTTTTCTGCGAACGGGCTGCCCGACTGCGCGATGGCGGTTCTGGCGGCGCCGATCAGGACGCTTTTCAGCGGGCGACTTCCCCGTTTGCTAAGTCGTACGCGTTGCGGACCGCTGCCGCTATGACGTCGCTCGAGACCGAGCCCGCAGTAACGCCACAGGGCCGATTTACTGCGAAAGCGGTCTGGCGTGTCGATGTAAGCGTAAAAGGTCGCCGCACGAATCGGGCCGACGCCCGGCGCCTCTAAAAAGCGGCGAATCGGCGGCTCTTTGCGACCGAGTTGAATGAGCCTGGCTCTGATTTCTTCCTCCTGCTGCAGCAACAGTTCGTAGACTTTCAGGACAAGATCGAGGTCTTCGTGCAGCACTTTGCGGCGCGGCAGCTTCTTCCACAACTGCTGTCGTTGTTCAGGATCGAGCACGTTGCCGATCGAAGTAAAAACGCCCTGCCGACGCAGCAACGCCGTTAGTTGATTCCCTTGTCGAACGCGTTCGCGAACCCGATCGTGATAAAACGCCACGTGCAGTTTCAGTAACGCTCGATCGACCGAGTCGACTTGATGAACCTCCTTGAGAAATCCGCCGCGAAGCAACTGCGCGAGCCGCTTCGCATCAATCGCATCATCCTTGTCCCCCTCTTTGGCGACATAGGCGTTTCTCCGCGGATCGCAGACCACCAACCGGTCGACGTAAGGACGTAAATTGCGAGCCAGCCAATCAGCCAGCGGCCCCTCCTCGAAGGTCAATTCCCGCGGCCGTCGATACGCTTCGAGCGCCTCAATCAGGGCTGGAATGGCGGTATCGCAAGGCATCTCTTGGACCACCTTCCCTCGGGAATTCAGGACGGCGATCTGAGTAAACTCGCAATGTGTATCAAACGCGATAAAATAGGCCACGGCCGGGCTCCTTGTTGGAAGGCATCGAGACGTTGAACATCTTCAAATGCTAACCCACATTGAGCCCCGGCTTCCTATATCTTCATGCTCTTCCGTCGAAGACGCCGTAAGGGCATGGCAACTGCTGCTAGCAGCACCCTCTCTTTCTTCTCCAGATTTCCGCTCAAGATTCGCCTTGCTCTGGCCGGGGGGATTTTGCTACTGTTCGCCCCGGTCGCGCGGCTTCGTTGTGTCGCGGCAAACTCAACGTCCATGCGAATTTGAGAGCAAGGATGCGAAACCTACAACTTACTCTGGCGGCGGTTCTTGTTTTGGCGACCAGTGCGGCAGCGCTGGCGCTTCCCCCCTGGGCTCGCCTGATTCCGTTCAAAAGCGTCGACGCGGATGTGAACGAAGAATACAAGCTGACCGACTCCAACGGTCCCTGGATGATCATGGCGACTTCCTTCAGCGGTCCTGGCGCCGCGCAGGACGCCCACAATCTGGTGTTGGAACTTCGCAAAGATCACAACATGGAAGCGTACGTCTACGAGCAATCGTATGACTTTACGGAGACGATCGACGGTCTTGGCTACAACCAATACGGCGAACGCAAGAAGATGCGATACGCCGACGAAGGGAAGTACACCAGCATCGCGGTGTTGGTCGGCAACTTCGATTCGGTTGACGATAGCAAGTTGAAAGACGCGCTGGATGATCTCAAGAAAGCCCATCCCAAGTGCCTTTCAGGCGACAATTCGGAGACGTCACAGCACGACGCGATTAAGTACTTGCGACGCAAGATTCGCGAAGCGGTCACCACCGACGAGAAAGCAAAAAAAGGTCCGATGGGGCACGCCTTCGTTTCCCGCAATCCGCTGCTGCCGGACGAATACTTCCAGCAAAAGGGAGTTGATCCGCTCGTGCTGAAGATGAACGACGGCGTCGCCAACAGCCTGCTCGACTGCGAAGGCAAATATAGCGTGCGGGTCGCCACCTTCACCGGCGCCACCGAAGTTGACGCCAAGAAGATCCAGGAAATTGTCGAGGGAAACATCGTCAGCGGCAGTCGGTTGGCCGTCGCCGCCGAAAAAGCGGAACGCCTGACCGCCAAGTTGCGCAAACAAGGGGTTCCGGCCTATGTCTTCCATGATCGCTCGGAAAGCATGGTGACGGTCGGTTCGTTCAATTCGGTCGGCACCGAACGGTCCGATGGTAAGATGGAAATCGATCCGCAGATCAACCGAGTCATCAATGACTTCCGCGCTACGCCGGTTCCGGGAACCGCCAACTTCACGCCTAAGACGATCGATGGAGTTCCGTTTGACGTTCAGCCGGTGCCGGTCACCGTGCCGAAAAAGAGCGTCGGCTCCTCCTACGCCAAGTGGAACTTCCTGAAGTAACGCTTGCTTCCGATCGATCGCTACCGAAGCCACACAGGCCTCTCATCCAACCAGATGAGAGGCCTTTTTCTTTTTCCGCAGGCCCCCTGGTTGGTCAACACGGCGGCGCTGCTACATTGGCGGCCAAGCATGGATTTATTGGTCGAGGAAGCGATGGCGAAAAAACGATTGCTGGTACTGGGGACCCACAACAAAAAGAAGGGCGCCGAAATGGCGACGCTGCTCGAGCCGCTAGGGATCGAGCTACAAACCCTGGCCCAATCGCCGGGCGCCATCGAAGTCGAAGAAGACGCCGATTCGTTCTCGGGAAATGCCGAGAAAAAGGCGATCGAGCAAGCCGTGAACCTCGGAATGTGGGTTTTGGCCGAAGATAGCGGCCTGTGCGTCGATGCGTTGGCAGGGGCGCCGGGCGTCTATTCTGCCCGATTTTCGGGGCCTGAGGCGACCGACGAGTCCAATAACCAGTTGCTGCTGGAAAAGCTGGCTGACGCGGCCGACGCCCGGCGGACGGCGCACTACGTTTGTTGTATGCGGCTGGCGTCCCCCAGCGGCGAGATCATGGCGGCCAGCGAAGGGATCTGCCGCGGCCGCATTGTGTACCAAGAACGTGGGAGCGGCGGGTTCGGTTATGACCCGCTATTTGAGCTGATCGAGTATCGCCGCACGTTCGGCGAAATGGGTGGAGCGGTCAAATCGGTGCTGAGCCACCGAGCGAGAGCTTCCCGCCGCCTGATGCCGCAACTAAGGCAGTTGCTGATCGCTGGGAAGTGGGCGAATTAGTCGCTAGCAAAAAAAATGAGCGAGCCGTTTGGATGATGTCGGCTCGCTCTTTATGAAATGTAGACCGTTAGATGACCTCCGTAAGGTAGCAAAGCAGTTATAATCTTTGCAATAGCATTTGGACAAAATCGGAAGAATTTCTCGCCGGAGCGGCAATCGTGACTAGACGACAAATCATTCCAGCTTTGTTGGCTGCATGGATAGCGGTCTCGATTCCGGCGCTCGTGCGGGGGGAAACCGCCGACCAGTGGGTCGATCAGAACCTGCCCCAGCTGATGGAAATCTACAAAGATCTCCATAGTCACCCGGAGGTTTCGTTCGAAGAAGCGAAGACCGCGAAGAAGTTGGCGAGCTTTTTGGGTGACGCCGGCTATGAGGTGACGACCGACGTCGGGGGGCATGGCGTCGTCGCTGTCCTGAAAAACGGCGATGGGCCAACTTTGATGTTGCGATGCGATATGGATGGGCTGCCGGTCACCGAACAAACGGAATTGGTTTATGCGTCGCAAGAAAAAATCACCACCGCCGACGGAGTCACCACCGGCGTGATGCATGCCTGCGGGCACGACATTCACATGACCAACATCATTGGCGTCGCTCGGTATCTGGCCTCGCATCGCGACCTGTGGCAAGGGACGCTGGTCGTAATCTGCCAACCGGCCGAAGAGCGTGGCGGCGGCGCCAAAGCGATGCTGGAAGACGGCCTGCTGACGCGTTTCCCGAAACCGGACCATGCGCTTGCCCTGCATGTTTCGGCGACATTGCCGGCCGGCAACGTTGGCTATCGCGCTGGGTACGCCATGGCGAACGTCGACAGCGTCGATATCACCGTACGCGGTCGCGGCGGACATGGCGCCTATCCGCACACGACAATCGATCCGATCGTCCAGGCGTCGGAGCTGGTGATGTCGCTGCAAACGATCATCAGCCGCGAAATCAAGCCGATCGATCCGGCCGTGATCACCATCGGCTCGATTCATGGCGGCACGAAGCACAACGTGATCGGCGATCGCTGCGACTTGCAGCTGACCGTTCGCAGCTATGGCGACAAAGTTCGGTCGCAATTGCGTGACGCCATTATCCGCCGAGCCAAGGCGATTGCTCAAGCCTACGGGGCGCCAGAGCCGACAATCGTTTACTCCGAAGGAACGCCGAGCCTGTTCAACGACCAAGAATTGGCGAAGCAGCTGGTTGAGGTGTTCCGCAAGACGCTGGGGGACGACCATGTCGAGCCGTGCGAACCGTCGATGGGAGGCGAAGACTTTGGCCGCTATGGCCGGGCAGGAGTGCCGATCTTGATGTTCCAGCTTGGCTCGGTCGACCAGAAGCGGTTAGACCGGTTTGCCGAATTGGGGCAGCCGCCGCCTTCGCTGCATTCCCCGTTTTACTATCCGGACGTTGAGCCGACGCTAAAGACTGGACTGCGGGCAATGATTGCAGGCTCGCTCGACCTACTGAAGGCGCCGCCTGCCGAAGAACAACGC
This sequence is a window from Blastopirellula retiformator. Protein-coding genes within it:
- a CDS encoding IS110 family RNA-guided transposase; the protein is MAYFIAFDTHCEFTQIAVLNSRGKVVQEMPCDTAIPALIEALEAYRRPRELTFEEGPLADWLARNLRPYVDRLVVCDPRRNAYVAKEGDKDDAIDAKRLAQLLRGGFLKEVHQVDSVDRALLKLHVAFYHDRVRERVRQGNQLTALLRRQGVFTSIGNVLDPEQRQQLWKKLPRRKVLHEDLDLVLKVYELLLQQEEEIRARLIQLGRKEPPIRRFLEAPGVGPIRAATFYAYIDTPDRFRSKSALWRYCGLGLERRHSGSGPQRVRLSKRGSRPLKSVLIGAARTAIAQSGSPFAEKYRHWTQEKGLNPATARRNVARSLATTLWSLWKTGKSYDPAIASS
- the rdgB gene encoding RdgB/HAM1 family non-canonical purine NTP pyrophosphatase; its protein translation is MDLLVEEAMAKKRLLVLGTHNKKKGAEMATLLEPLGIELQTLAQSPGAIEVEEDADSFSGNAEKKAIEQAVNLGMWVLAEDSGLCVDALAGAPGVYSARFSGPEATDESNNQLLLEKLADAADARRTAHYVCCMRLASPSGEIMAASEGICRGRIVYQERGSGGFGYDPLFELIEYRRTFGEMGGAVKSVLSHRARASRRLMPQLRQLLIAGKWAN
- a CDS encoding M20 metallopeptidase family protein yields the protein MTRRQIIPALLAAWIAVSIPALVRGETADQWVDQNLPQLMEIYKDLHSHPEVSFEEAKTAKKLASFLGDAGYEVTTDVGGHGVVAVLKNGDGPTLMLRCDMDGLPVTEQTELVYASQEKITTADGVTTGVMHACGHDIHMTNIIGVARYLASHRDLWQGTLVVICQPAEERGGGAKAMLEDGLLTRFPKPDHALALHVSATLPAGNVGYRAGYAMANVDSVDITVRGRGGHGAYPHTTIDPIVQASELVMSLQTIISREIKPIDPAVITIGSIHGGTKHNVIGDRCDLQLTVRSYGDKVRSQLRDAIIRRAKAIAQAYGAPEPTIVYSEGTPSLFNDQELAKQLVEVFRKTLGDDHVEPCEPSMGGEDFGRYGRAGVPILMFQLGSVDQKRLDRFAELGQPPPSLHSPFYYPDVEPTLKTGLRAMIAGSLDLLKAPPAEEQRN